The Moorena producens PAL-8-15-08-1 genomic interval GATGAAGAAACCTACAAGCATAACCAAGAAGGTTTATACAAAGAATTGGAGGAAACAAGGCAACAACAAGAGAAACAATGGGCAGAGCGGGAAAATGCGATCGCAGAGCGAGAGAAGCAGTTTGAAGAAGCAAAAACTAAGGTAGAAGCCTTCGACCAGGAAAAATCCGTGGCTATCAAAAAAGCCCAAGAAGAAGGCAAAGCGATTGCTAGCCACCAGGTCAAAATTCAAGCCGACTTGCAGAATAAGGAATTAGAAGGAAATAATCGTGTCTATCAGCTAAGAATTGAATCCCTGGAACAGACAATAAAAGAATCCTCAGCACGGATACACAGTCTTTCCCAGCAACTCGATACTGCCCTCAAACAAGTTCAGGATTTAGCGGTCAAGGCAATTGAGGGTGCTTCTAATATCAACTCTTATCAAGCCCTTAAAGAAATTGCCTTAGAGCAAGCCAAAAATCCCACTAAGGGTAAATAAGCTGAGGGAGTGACAACAAAGCTAAAAAGGAGACAGGGTGTGGGGTGTGGGGTGTGGGGTGTGGGGTGTGGGGTGTGAGATTGAAGAAAGATAGTTTACTTGTATCATATAATGACAATAGAATCTTATCGTGACCTAAAGGTTTGGCAGGTAGGGATGGATTTAGCTCAGATGTGCTATTTAGCTACTCGTCATTTTCCCAAAGAAGAACTTTATGGAATGATTTCCCAGATTCGCCGAGCATCAGCTTCAATTCCAGCTAATATTGCTGAGGGATATGGAAGAAAAACAAGACTTGAGTATATTCAGTTTTTATATATTGCACAAGGTTCCCTCAAAGAATTAGAAACTCATCTTCTACTATCGAAAAGGGTGAAGTTAGGGTCGGGTGAA includes:
- a CDS encoding four helix bundle protein, with the translated sequence MTIESYRDLKVWQVGMDLAQMCYLATRHFPKEELYGMISQIRRASASIPANIAEGYGRKTRLEYIQFLYIAQGSLKELETHLLLSKRVKLGSGEVIDSLLSQCESNGRLLSALIRALENKN